From the Serratia nematodiphila DZ0503SBS1 genome, one window contains:
- the dapB gene encoding 4-hydroxy-tetrahydrodipicolinate reductase gives MSDSQIRIAIAGAGGRMGRQLIQAVQQAEGVVLGAALSRPGSSLIGVDAGELAGIGALGVKVSDSLEKVASEFDILIDFTRPESTRNYLDFCVAHHKAMVIGTTGFDDAGKQAIRAAAQHIGIVFAANFSVGVNLVLKLLEKAAQVMGDYTDIEIVEAHHRHKVDAPSGTALAMGEAIAGALGRDLKSCAVYAREGHTGERDPQSIGFATIRAGDIVGEHTAMFADIGERVEITHKASSRMTFASGAVRAASWLHNRDKGLFDMRDVLNLDQL, from the coding sequence ATGAGTGATTCACAAATCCGCATTGCGATTGCGGGCGCCGGCGGCCGGATGGGCCGCCAGTTGATCCAGGCGGTGCAGCAGGCGGAAGGCGTGGTGTTGGGCGCGGCGCTGTCGCGCCCGGGTTCAAGCCTGATCGGCGTCGACGCCGGCGAGCTGGCGGGCATTGGCGCGCTGGGCGTTAAGGTAAGCGACAGCCTGGAGAAAGTGGCGAGCGAGTTCGACATTTTGATCGACTTCACCCGCCCGGAAAGCACCCGGAACTACCTGGATTTTTGCGTGGCGCACCACAAGGCGATGGTGATTGGCACCACCGGCTTCGATGACGCCGGCAAGCAGGCGATCCGCGCTGCGGCGCAGCATATCGGCATCGTGTTCGCCGCCAACTTCAGCGTCGGCGTCAACCTGGTGCTGAAACTGCTGGAGAAGGCCGCGCAGGTGATGGGCGACTATACCGATATCGAAATCGTCGAGGCGCACCACCGCCACAAAGTGGATGCGCCGTCGGGCACGGCGTTGGCGATGGGCGAAGCGATCGCCGGCGCGCTGGGGCGCGATCTGAAAAGCTGTGCGGTCTATGCGCGCGAAGGCCATACCGGCGAACGCGATCCCCAAAGCATCGGCTTTGCCACCATTCGCGCCGGCGACATCGTCGGCGAGCACACCGCAATGTTCGCCGACATCGGTGAACGGGTGGAAATTACCCATAAGGCTTCCAGCCGTATGACTTTTGCCAGCGGTGCGGTGCGCGCGGCTTCCTGGCTGCATAACCGGGATAAAGGTTTATTTGATATGCGCGACGTGTTGAATTTGGACCAGTTATAA